A region from the Tigriopus californicus strain San Diego chromosome 9, Tcal_SD_v2.1, whole genome shotgun sequence genome encodes:
- the LOC131886577 gene encoding cuticle protein 7-like — translation MLRFVALIALVACAVADNAPYRPAPSYNEPKYDEAPKPYSFQYGVNDQYSGSNFNAQETADGKGVQGSYQVYLPDGRVQTVTYTADHYNGYIADVKYEGEPTYPKYEPKPAPYKPAPYKPAPYKPAPYKPAPSYSA, via the coding sequence ATGCTTCGCTTTGTTGCCCTCATCGCCCTTGTGGCCTGTGCCGTCGCTGACAACGCCCCTTACCGCCCTGCCCCCTCTTACAATGAGCCCAAGTACGACGAGGCCCCCAAGCCTTACTCTTTCCAATACGGTGTCAACGACCAATACTCTGGCTCCAACTTCAACGCTCAAGAGACCGCTGACGGCAAGGGTGTCCAAGGCTCCTACCAGGTTTACCTTCCCGACGGTCGTGTCCAGACTGTGACTTACACCGCTGATCACTACAACGGTTATATCGCTGATGTCAAGTACGAGGGCGAGCCCACCTACCCCAAGTACGAGCCTAAGCCCGCTCCCTACAAGCCCGCTCCCTACAAGCCCGCTCCTTACAAGCCCGCTCCCTACAAGCCCGCCCCTTCTTACTCCGCTTAA
- the LOC131886501 gene encoding cuticle protein 7-like has protein sequence MFLVYKLFRDGEKAISFILNLILPTLFIMLRFVALIALVACAVADNAPYRPAPSYNEPKYDEAPKPYSFQYGVNDQYSGSNFNAQETADGKGVQGSYQVYLPDGRVQTVTYTADHYNGYIADVKYEGEPTYPKYEPKPAPYKPAPYKPAPYKPAPYKPAPSYSA, from the coding sequence ATGTTTCTAGTATATAAGCTATTCCGAGATGGTGAGAAGGCTatcagtttcattttgaatcttATCCTTCCAACACTATTTATCATGCTTCGCTTTGTTGCCCTCATCGCCCTTGTGGCCTGTGCCGTCGCTGACAACGCCCCTTACCGCCCTGCCCCCTCTTACAATGAGCCCAAGTACGACGAGGCCCCCAAGCCTTACTCTTTCCAATACGGTGTCAACGACCAATACTCTGGCTCCAACTTCAACGCTCAAGAGACCGCTGACGGCAAGGGTGTCCAAGGCTCCTACCAGGTTTACCTTCCCGACGGTCGTGTCCAGACTGTGACTTACACCGCTGATCACTACAACGGTTATATCGCTGATGTCAAGTACGAGGGTGAGCCCACCTACCCCAAGTACGAGCCTAAGCCCGCTCCCTACAAGCCCGCTCCTTACAAGCCCGCTCCCTACAAGCCTGCCccttacaagcccgcccctTCTTACTCCGCTTAA